A part of Pseudoalteromonas arctica A 37-1-2 genomic DNA contains:
- a CDS encoding porin — protein MKFVKSSLCLALLSGLSFNALADVDIYGKANVTVQSSDDGEGSFTEIKSNASRLGVKGSEKINDSLEAVYKFEFQVDVSDADSKGDNDDNISARNQYVGLKGAFGQVVIGRNDTALKQSQGKLDLFNDLEGDIKNVFKGENRLGNTVSYSSNSYEGFKVLATFVAEDDVDADNGYSMAVTYGDVALKKSAIYASIAADSEVNGYDVVRASIQGKVENFKLGAMYQTQEAVDGSAEADGYLLNAAYSMGNNTFKVQYQDMDFDDSDDKSAISVGLDHKLNKNIKVFGFYSSFDMDNNVDQDYVGLGMEYKF, from the coding sequence ATGAAATTTGTAAAATCGAGCTTATGCTTAGCACTATTGAGTGGTTTATCTTTTAATGCACTTGCCGACGTAGACATTTACGGTAAAGCGAATGTAACAGTGCAATCATCTGATGATGGCGAAGGGTCTTTTACCGAGATAAAAAGTAATGCATCTCGTCTTGGTGTTAAAGGTTCTGAAAAAATAAATGATAGTTTAGAAGCGGTATATAAGTTTGAGTTTCAAGTTGATGTGTCTGATGCTGATTCAAAAGGCGATAACGACGACAATATTTCTGCGCGTAACCAATATGTTGGTTTAAAAGGTGCGTTTGGTCAGGTTGTAATTGGTCGTAACGATACTGCGCTTAAGCAATCTCAAGGTAAGTTAGATTTATTTAACGACCTTGAAGGCGACATTAAAAATGTATTTAAAGGTGAAAACCGCTTAGGAAATACAGTTAGTTATTCATCAAACTCATACGAAGGCTTTAAGGTACTTGCTACTTTTGTAGCTGAAGATGATGTAGACGCTGATAACGGTTATTCAATGGCGGTGACATACGGTGACGTGGCACTTAAAAAGAGCGCGATATACGCCTCGATTGCAGCCGATAGCGAAGTAAATGGCTACGACGTAGTGCGTGCATCAATCCAAGGTAAAGTTGAAAACTTTAAATTGGGCGCAATGTACCAAACACAAGAAGCAGTAGATGGCAGCGCAGAAGCGGATGGTTACTTGCTAAATGCTGCTTACAGCATGGGTAACAACACATTTAAAGTGCAATACCAAGATATGGACTTTGACGACAGCGACGATAAGTCAGCAATTTCAGTTGGTCTTGATCACAAATTAAATAAAAATATTAAAGTATTTGGTTTTTATTCAAGCTTCGATATGGACAACAACGTTGATCAAGACTACGTAGGCTTAGGTATGGAATACAAGTTTTAA
- a CDS encoding LysR family transcriptional regulator: MDIDLLKTFVEVVRTRHFGKAAENLYITQSAVSFRIRQLEQGLGVNLFIRQRNNIQLTAPGERLLPHAQMIITGMQRAKVDVALADNMHKQISLAGTPNIWDAFLQFGITNIVSAMPGVSLVAEVKAQQESTRLLLERTLDLAILFDPPKVDELVVERICELPIIPVSGYDTATNENFFDNQYVYVDWGTTFSLWHARQFTGKTPPYFRTSTGRIALDLILQCGGSAFIPQVLVEGHLEKGELFHVKGVENTSRDVFIAYHRDNEQKELIETLVNLLSQMTPSLSLKQGK, encoded by the coding sequence TTGGATATCGATTTATTAAAAACATTTGTTGAAGTAGTGCGTACGCGTCACTTTGGTAAAGCAGCCGAAAACCTTTATATTACGCAGTCTGCAGTGAGCTTTAGAATTCGCCAATTAGAGCAAGGGCTTGGTGTTAATTTGTTTATTCGCCAGCGTAATAATATTCAACTTACAGCACCTGGCGAGCGCTTATTACCGCACGCACAAATGATTATTACGGGCATGCAGCGGGCCAAAGTAGATGTTGCACTTGCCGACAATATGCATAAGCAAATTAGCTTAGCAGGAACGCCTAATATTTGGGATGCTTTTTTACAGTTTGGTATAACAAATATTGTATCGGCGATGCCGGGCGTGTCGTTGGTTGCAGAAGTTAAAGCACAACAAGAGAGTACTCGACTTTTATTAGAGCGTACTCTTGATTTGGCAATATTATTTGATCCACCAAAAGTAGACGAGTTAGTAGTAGAGCGAATTTGTGAGTTGCCAATTATTCCAGTAAGCGGATACGACACCGCAACGAACGAAAACTTTTTTGATAATCAATATGTGTATGTTGATTGGGGAACTACTTTTTCTCTTTGGCATGCGCGTCAGTTTACAGGTAAAACACCCCCTTACTTTAGAACTAGCACGGGACGTATTGCACTTGATTTAATACTGCAATGTGGTGGTAGTGCATTTATACCTCAAGTATTGGTTGAAGGGCATTTAGAAAAAGGTGAGTTGTTTCATGTTAAAGGGGTAGAAAACACCTCAAGAGACGTATTTATTGCGTATCACAGAGACAACGAGCAAAAAGAGCTAATAGAAACCTTAGTTAATTTACTTTCGCAAATGACGCCAAGCTTGTCATTAAAGCAAGGTAAGTAA
- a CDS encoding DUF413 domain-containing protein, whose translation MSNNISLLRQAFVSQRQFYDDQNFPRGFSRSGNFTLLEASILEQHGVVLRGLYSKTIEPQNEHQEQFVAVVTGSQEPTNPIERAWVKYLKLTTCKTKFHTLFGRSKMSGPAPISQEYYSEADNL comes from the coding sequence ATGAGCAATAACATTTCATTACTACGCCAAGCATTTGTTAGCCAACGTCAATTTTATGATGATCAGAATTTTCCACGTGGTTTCAGCCGCAGCGGAAACTTCACCTTATTAGAAGCCAGTATATTAGAACAACACGGTGTTGTTTTAAGAGGCTTATACAGTAAAACAATTGAGCCGCAAAACGAACATCAAGAACAGTTTGTAGCAGTAGTAACTGGCTCACAAGAACCTACTAACCCAATCGAACGTGCTTGGGTAAAATACTTAAAGCTAACGACCTGTAAAACTAAGTTTCATACTTTATTTGGCCGCTCAAAAATGTCAGGGCCGGCACCGATTAGCCAAGAGTATTATTCAGAAGCGGATAATCTGTAA
- a CDS encoding GGDEF domain-containing response regulator, protein MTRKILIVEDTPAMARVQKHIALKAGYEVDIAESLAQTKELIGKNSYFCAVVDFILPDAPSGEAVPCTVKADIPTIVMTGNIDKQTRDTVEKYPIIDYIIKENKQAYQYLERQLLRLTRNENIKVLVVDDSASTRTYICSLLARHKYQTLQAEDGIEALAILETSSDISVIITDNEMPNMNGDELCTEIRRLYDNDEKVIIGISAADSSDLSTLFLKNGANDYLHKPFNNEEFYCRLSQNVDMLELMATIKRQANTDYLTNLPNRRYFFEKAEKSLKKIKRAKGDGALAMLDIDHFKAINDTYGHDVGDEVLKGLSICFSKYFKKYLVARLGGEEFAVYFANADKQEALKRLEGFRYFIEANSQEFSKEKIKFTISIGFADGPVYQIDELLKQADLKLYDAKESGRNKVVS, encoded by the coding sequence GTGACGCGAAAAATACTAATAGTTGAAGATACACCTGCAATGGCGCGAGTGCAAAAGCACATCGCGCTTAAAGCAGGTTATGAAGTTGATATAGCAGAGTCATTAGCACAAACAAAAGAGCTAATAGGTAAAAATAGCTACTTTTGCGCTGTAGTTGACTTTATATTACCTGATGCCCCATCAGGTGAAGCAGTACCGTGTACTGTTAAGGCTGACATTCCAACCATTGTAATGACGGGTAATATTGATAAACAAACCCGCGATACAGTCGAAAAATATCCAATCATCGATTACATCATTAAAGAAAACAAACAAGCATATCAATACCTTGAAAGACAATTACTTAGATTAACTCGCAACGAAAATATAAAAGTGCTCGTTGTTGATGACTCCGCATCCACACGTACTTATATATGCAGCTTGCTTGCACGCCATAAATATCAAACTCTACAAGCTGAAGACGGTATAGAAGCACTGGCTATACTTGAAACATCTTCGGATATATCGGTAATTATTACTGATAACGAAATGCCAAACATGAATGGTGATGAACTATGCACTGAAATTCGTCGTTTATATGACAACGATGAAAAAGTGATTATAGGTATTTCAGCCGCAGACTCGTCTGATTTATCAACTTTGTTTTTAAAAAATGGCGCAAACGATTACCTGCATAAACCTTTTAATAATGAAGAGTTTTATTGCAGACTTAGCCAAAACGTCGATATGTTAGAACTTATGGCCACCATAAAACGACAGGCTAATACTGATTACCTTACTAATTTACCAAACCGCCGTTACTTTTTCGAAAAAGCTGAAAAATCACTAAAGAAAATTAAACGTGCTAAAGGTGATGGTGCTTTAGCGATGCTTGATATTGATCACTTTAAAGCGATTAACGACACATACGGACACGATGTTGGCGACGAAGTATTAAAAGGGCTCTCCATTTGCTTTAGCAAATATTTTAAAAAGTATTTAGTAGCCCGTTTAGGTGGTGAAGAGTTTGCCGTTTACTTTGCAAATGCGGATAAACAAGAAGCACTAAAAAGACTTGAAGGTTTTAGGTACTTTATAGAGGCGAACAGCCAAGAGTTTAGTAAAGAAAAAATCAAATTTACTATATCTATTGGTTTTGCAGATGGGCCTGTTTATCAAATTGATGAATTATTAAAACAGGCCGATTTAAAGCTTTACGACGCTAAAGAATCTGGTCGTAATAAAGTAGTTAGCTAA
- the rarD gene encoding EamA family transporter RarD: MSIDTEQRKGAIFACLAFFMWGLAPIYFKLIQHVSAFEILMHRVVWSVVFLVLVVSVLKYWGKIKRIIVQPKLLLMLVITSTLLGFNWGLFIWAINNNHMLDASLGYYINPLLNVLLGMLFLGERLRKFQGVAVALAFTGVVLQLISFGSFPVVAFSLAISFALYGLLRKKLPVEALPGILLEALILLPVALIYWWLMVPTTTSSLPANDWHTNALLISAGIVTTLPLLCFTGAAKRLQYTTLGFFQYIGPSLMFILAVVFYGEVFDAERLVTFACIWSALAIFSWDSYNQSRKRKKAAITAAEV; encoded by the coding sequence ATGTCGATTGATACTGAGCAGCGTAAAGGTGCTATTTTTGCTTGTCTTGCTTTTTTTATGTGGGGCCTTGCGCCAATATATTTTAAGTTAATTCAGCATGTTTCTGCCTTTGAAATTTTAATGCATCGGGTTGTTTGGTCGGTTGTATTTTTAGTATTAGTAGTAAGTGTTTTAAAGTATTGGGGTAAAATTAAACGCATTATTGTTCAGCCTAAGCTTTTGCTTATGCTTGTTATTACCTCAACATTACTAGGGTTTAACTGGGGTTTATTTATATGGGCTATAAATAATAACCATATGCTTGATGCGAGTTTGGGCTATTACATAAACCCTCTTTTAAATGTATTACTGGGTATGCTCTTTTTAGGTGAACGCCTGCGTAAGTTTCAAGGTGTAGCAGTGGCACTGGCCTTTACCGGTGTTGTGCTGCAGCTAATTAGTTTTGGCTCGTTTCCGGTAGTGGCATTTTCATTAGCTATATCGTTTGCGCTTTATGGTTTGTTACGTAAAAAACTACCCGTTGAAGCCTTGCCTGGCATTTTACTCGAAGCACTTATATTACTGCCTGTTGCACTCATTTATTGGTGGTTAATGGTGCCTACAACAACATCAAGCCTGCCAGCTAACGATTGGCATACTAATGCATTACTGATTAGTGCAGGTATTGTAACTACATTACCATTGCTGTGTTTTACCGGCGCCGCTAAGCGTTTGCAATACACTACATTAGGCTTTTTTCAGTATATTGGGCCAAGCCTAATGTTTATATTGGCAGTGGTGTTTTACGGTGAAGTGTTTGACGCTGAGAGATTAGTAACGTTTGCATGTATTTGGAGTGCGCTAGCTATTTTTAGTTGGGACTCTTACAATCAATCACGCAAACGTAAAAAAGCGGCTATTACAGCCGCAGAAGTATAA
- a CDS encoding thioesterase family protein: MNKEMLIEQVGALFVNGMPFNQFLQISVESLSPEQAKITFPWQDVLIGNPAQKILHGGVISAVLDNVGGMLAAASVIDKLTDLDIGSVQTKLATLGTIDLRTDYLRPGKGESFTASATLIRSGNKVCVCRMELHNEQSVQIAFGTGTYLVG, translated from the coding sequence ATGAATAAAGAAATGTTAATTGAACAAGTGGGCGCATTATTTGTAAATGGCATGCCATTTAACCAGTTTTTACAAATATCGGTTGAGTCGTTGAGCCCTGAACAGGCCAAAATTACGTTTCCGTGGCAGGATGTACTCATTGGTAACCCTGCGCAAAAAATACTGCACGGTGGTGTTATTTCAGCCGTACTTGATAATGTAGGCGGTATGCTCGCTGCAGCAAGCGTGATTGATAAGCTCACCGATTTAGATATAGGAAGTGTGCAAACAAAATTAGCCACGCTTGGGACTATCGACTTGCGCACTGATTATTTGCGCCCTGGTAAAGGAGAGAGCTTTACAGCGAGTGCCACACTTATTCGCTCAGGTAATAAAGTGTGTGTTTGTCGAATGGAATTACATAACGAACAGTCTGTTCAAATTGCTTTTGGGACAGGCACGTATTTAGTTGGATAA
- the recQ gene encoding DNA helicase RecQ translates to MNTSTPPSSTLVRKPETVLKQVFGYSEFRDGQKTVIDAAINGQDSLVLLPTGGGKSVCYQIPALVLEGVTIVISPLISLMQDQVSQLQALGVKAAYVNNSLAREEQQLVYQQLHQGQIKLLYVAPEKVLQREFLERLSHLNVSLFAIDEAHCVSHWGHDFRPHYFRLNELKQRFAHVPMMALTATADKATRFDIVEQLKLQQPYIHTGSFDRPNIRYTIEEKFKPMVQLLRYLKEQKSQSGIIYCTSRKRVDDIAEKIADAGLNAAAYHAGMSNEQRQFVQTGFARDDIQIVVATVAFGMGINKPNVRFVLHYDIPKSIESYYQETGRAGRDGLAAEAIMYFDPADIGRVRRFFEDIDDEQRRRVEEQRFNAMASFAEAQTCRRQILLNYFSEYQREPCGNCDICLNPPKSFDGTLVAQQALSCVYRADQRFGLGYIVELLRGANTSRIRDNNHHELSTYGIGKDKSSEFWLSILRQLIHQGLLSQDITQGASLRLTEAARAILKGEYALQLAEPRLQAKHVYQDKLAQFNYDKKLFARLRALRKELADADDVPPYVVFNDKTLAEMAQLMPTNDSEFLKVSGVGFTKLNKYGGEFLTAIRNYLATN, encoded by the coding sequence ATGAATACATCAACACCACCTTCTAGCACCCTTGTGCGTAAACCCGAAACTGTCCTCAAACAAGTGTTTGGCTACAGTGAATTTCGCGACGGCCAAAAAACAGTTATTGATGCTGCTATTAACGGCCAAGACTCGCTTGTATTGCTCCCTACTGGCGGCGGAAAATCGGTTTGCTATCAAATACCCGCTTTAGTGCTTGAAGGCGTCACTATTGTTATATCTCCGCTCATATCGCTAATGCAAGATCAGGTAAGTCAACTACAAGCACTTGGGGTAAAAGCCGCTTACGTAAATAACAGCTTAGCGCGAGAAGAGCAGCAATTGGTGTATCAACAGCTTCATCAGGGGCAAATTAAGCTTTTATATGTGGCACCTGAAAAAGTATTACAACGCGAATTTTTAGAGCGTTTATCGCATTTAAATGTAAGCTTATTTGCCATTGACGAAGCGCATTGTGTGTCGCATTGGGGCCACGATTTTAGGCCTCATTACTTTCGCTTAAACGAATTAAAGCAACGTTTTGCACATGTACCCATGATGGCGCTCACTGCAACTGCCGATAAAGCCACCCGTTTTGATATAGTTGAGCAACTAAAACTACAACAGCCTTATATTCATACTGGCAGCTTTGATCGCCCCAATATTCGCTACACCATAGAAGAAAAATTTAAACCTATGGTGCAACTGCTTCGCTACTTAAAAGAGCAAAAAAGCCAAAGCGGTATTATTTATTGCACCAGCCGTAAACGCGTAGACGACATTGCTGAAAAAATTGCAGATGCAGGGCTAAACGCTGCCGCTTACCATGCAGGTATGAGTAACGAGCAACGACAATTTGTACAAACTGGTTTTGCACGTGACGATATACAAATAGTGGTCGCAACCGTTGCCTTTGGTATGGGTATAAACAAGCCTAACGTGCGTTTTGTACTGCATTACGATATTCCAAAAAGTATAGAGTCGTACTATCAAGAAACGGGGCGTGCTGGGCGAGATGGACTTGCCGCAGAAGCCATAATGTATTTTGACCCAGCTGATATTGGCCGTGTAAGACGCTTTTTTGAAGACATAGACGACGAGCAACGCCGCCGTGTAGAAGAACAACGCTTTAACGCAATGGCAAGCTTTGCAGAAGCACAAACGTGTCGCCGCCAAATATTGCTTAACTATTTTAGTGAGTATCAGCGCGAACCTTGTGGTAACTGCGATATTTGTCTAAATCCACCTAAAAGCTTTGACGGTACATTGGTTGCCCAACAAGCGCTTTCTTGTGTGTATAGAGCTGACCAGCGCTTTGGTCTTGGGTACATTGTTGAATTACTACGTGGTGCAAATACTAGCCGCATACGCGATAACAATCATCATGAGCTAAGCACTTACGGCATAGGTAAAGATAAAAGCAGTGAATTTTGGCTTAGTATTTTACGCCAACTTATTCACCAAGGCTTACTTAGCCAAGATATAACACAAGGTGCGTCACTTAGGTTAACCGAAGCCGCGCGTGCAATTTTAAAAGGTGAGTACGCACTGCAATTAGCCGAGCCACGCCTGCAAGCCAAACACGTTTATCAAGATAAGTTAGCACAATTTAATTACGACAAAAAACTGTTTGCTCGCCTGCGCGCACTACGTAAAGAACTTGCTGATGCCGATGATGTACCACCTTATGTGGTATTTAATGATAAAACATTAGCCGAAATGGCGCAGCTTATGCCAACAAACGACAGTGAATTTTTAAAAGTGTCGGGTGTGGGTTTTACTAAGTTAAATAAGTACGGCGGCGAATTTTTAACGGCAATTCGCAATTACCTAGCTACAAATTAA
- a CDS encoding DUF3630 family protein, translating into MTQIEYDHAHKYILITPVEPPHDEDFELWSTLFLHSDDVTLNEYSAGADRHQVRFTYNQQTFNLNYEHYSQSIWINAEGHEAEHLLAALAFYLS; encoded by the coding sequence ATGACCCAAATAGAATATGACCACGCCCATAAATACATTTTAATTACACCAGTCGAGCCTCCACACGATGAAGACTTTGAACTGTGGAGCACACTCTTTTTACACTCAGACGATGTAACACTCAATGAGTATTCTGCAGGCGCCGATCGCCATCAAGTTCGCTTTACCTATAATCAGCAGACCTTTAATTTAAACTATGAGCATTACAGCCAAAGTATTTGGATTAATGCCGAAGGCCATGAAGCTGAGCACTTATTAGCCGCTTTAGCATTTTATTTAAGTTAG
- a CDS encoding BamA/TamA family outer membrane protein, whose translation MVNKKWIAQCCISLTVLSFYVPNAFAQQSSTKTDNCLVEQTDLSTNKNLRREVQDKTTLTHSNSNAKIASIKLKQLNVFNTELEEENNALFRFANRAHIQTEPDVINNLLLFSPGDKYDAKKLAESERLLRKESYLYDAQISAIENCDGDVNVEVITRDLWTLLPEVNFSRSGGENKSSIGFRESNLLGWGKRLSLSRTTDSDRSGYLFVYDDPNILSTRYRGRLEYADNSDGKRHLLELTYPFYAIDTPFSYGILSYSEQREESLYKRGEEFSEFDQTTDLNRAFIGHSKALNNNWTQRLTLGYTDEQHTFEAIDTTFAPLADDRSLSYPFISGHWFEDNYIKVRNFDSISRTEDLNLGWNIKSLIGYSDESLSNDDSRAVYSVNFKKAHFTNDNTLWRFSADIDGYWNKEQKKLENFMATSQVQYYLNTSEDQSWYVKARVQYAKNLTADQQLTLGGETGLRGYPMDYQHGDRSFLVNLEKRYYWEYDLLQLFKVGGAAFVDVGRAWFNDKDNGENAHVLKNIGVGLRLAPSRANSGTMIHIDIAAPVDSYDDVDSVQWLVSVKNTF comes from the coding sequence ATGGTGAACAAGAAATGGATAGCACAATGTTGTATTAGCTTAACGGTTTTAAGCTTTTATGTGCCTAATGCATTCGCACAACAATCTTCAACGAAAACTGATAACTGCCTTGTAGAACAGACAGATTTAAGCACAAATAAAAACTTACGCCGAGAAGTTCAAGACAAAACAACCCTCACACACAGTAATAGTAACGCTAAAATAGCCTCAATAAAGCTCAAGCAACTTAATGTATTTAATACTGAGCTTGAAGAGGAAAATAATGCCCTATTCCGATTTGCTAACCGCGCTCATATTCAAACAGAGCCCGATGTCATTAATAACCTTTTATTATTCTCCCCTGGTGACAAGTACGATGCTAAAAAGCTTGCAGAGTCTGAGCGCTTACTTCGTAAAGAAAGCTACTTATATGACGCACAAATTAGTGCAATCGAAAACTGCGACGGTGACGTTAATGTAGAAGTGATTACCCGTGATTTGTGGACACTTTTACCTGAAGTAAACTTTAGCCGTAGCGGCGGAGAAAATAAATCAAGTATCGGTTTTAGAGAATCAAACCTGCTTGGTTGGGGGAAGCGCCTTTCGTTGTCACGCACGACCGACAGCGATCGTAGCGGTTATTTATTTGTTTACGACGATCCTAATATTTTATCTACTCGCTACCGCGGCCGTTTAGAGTACGCTGATAACAGCGATGGCAAGCGCCATTTACTTGAGCTAACCTATCCATTTTACGCGATAGACACCCCTTTTAGTTACGGTATTTTAAGCTATTCTGAGCAGCGCGAAGAGTCACTATATAAACGCGGCGAAGAGTTTAGCGAATTTGATCAAACTACTGATTTAAACCGTGCATTTATAGGACACTCTAAAGCGCTTAATAATAATTGGACCCAACGCTTAACCTTAGGTTATACCGACGAGCAGCATACCTTTGAAGCTATAGACACTACATTTGCACCACTTGCCGATGACAGAAGTTTAAGTTATCCCTTTATAAGCGGCCATTGGTTTGAAGATAACTACATAAAAGTACGCAATTTTGACAGTATATCTCGCACTGAGGATTTAAACTTAGGTTGGAATATTAAAAGCTTAATTGGCTATTCAGACGAATCATTAAGTAATGACGACAGCCGCGCGGTGTATTCTGTTAACTTTAAAAAAGCCCACTTTACTAACGATAATACCTTATGGCGTTTTAGTGCTGATATTGATGGCTATTGGAATAAAGAACAGAAAAAACTCGAAAACTTTATGGCCACCAGCCAAGTACAATATTATTTAAATACCAGTGAAGACCAATCTTGGTATGTTAAAGCCCGCGTGCAATACGCAAAAAACCTTACTGCTGATCAACAGCTTACTTTAGGCGGCGAAACAGGCCTGCGTGGTTACCCTATGGATTATCAACATGGCGACCGCAGCTTTTTAGTTAATCTAGAAAAGCGCTATTACTGGGAGTACGATTTACTACAACTATTTAAAGTGGGTGGCGCAGCTTTTGTGGATGTGGGCAGAGCATGGTTTAACGATAAAGATAATGGTGAAAACGCACATGTATTAAAAAATATAGGCGTGGGTCTTCGTTTAGCACCGAGTCGTGCAAATTCAGGAACCATGATTCACATTGATATTGCAGCCCCAGTTGATAGCTACGATGACGTAGACTCAGTACAGTGGTTAGTGAGCGTTAAAAATACTTTTTAA
- a CDS encoding mechanosensitive ion channel domain-containing protein yields MEIIEVLELFASQYKLIVTIIAILVFPLLLKITKKLLEKAIKGKVDLHRKYRAELLLKIILAFVVLCLVLVFWGIELRGLLVLGSSLFAMLGVALFAAWSLLSNLTAFLLMFIQNDCRVGYWVRIIDGANHIEGRIVEMGLMNVVLEHIDGHRVIYPNNLFVTRPVMVLNKEPKPTKAPVIKRIIGPKKHS; encoded by the coding sequence GTGGAAATAATAGAAGTTTTAGAATTGTTTGCATCACAATATAAGTTGATTGTAACTATAATCGCTATTTTGGTTTTCCCTCTGCTATTAAAAATAACCAAAAAATTACTCGAAAAAGCAATTAAGGGGAAAGTTGATTTACACCGAAAATATCGTGCAGAGCTCTTACTAAAAATTATACTCGCCTTTGTCGTGCTGTGTTTAGTTTTAGTATTTTGGGGTATAGAGCTGCGTGGCTTATTGGTTTTAGGCTCCTCTTTATTCGCTATGTTGGGCGTAGCACTATTCGCTGCCTGGTCATTATTAAGTAATCTCACCGCATTTTTACTAATGTTTATTCAAAACGATTGCCGTGTTGGCTATTGGGTACGAATTATTGATGGTGCGAATCATATTGAAGGCCGCATTGTTGAAATGGGCTTAATGAATGTAGTACTTGAGCATATTGATGGGCACCGTGTAATTTACCCTAATAATTTATTTGTGACACGCCCTGTCATGGTTTTAAATAAAGAACCAAAGCCAACAAAAGCTCCCGTTATAAAGCGTATTATTGGCCCTAAAAAACATAGTTAA
- a CDS encoding succinylglutamate desuccinylase/aspartoacylase family protein, translating to MAKVKINRPFSLLGESVGVGERKTLALEAAKLYTHSPLNIPIEVVNGVMEGPVLMVCAAIHGDELNGVEVVRQLIAKIDPSQLRGTIIAVPIVNVFGFIHKSRYLPDRRDMNRSFPGSERGSLAGRMAYMFFNQVAIHCTHIIDLHTGAIHRTNLPQIRANLADEATAEMAKAFGTPAVIDASLRNGSLRSEAANLGIPVITYEAGEALRFDPIAIAAGVQGVDYVMRHLKMIRGKRPKKLPDPIIAGSTSWIRAEVDGIVRAQVSLGEHVTKGQVLAYISSPLGDSELELLAPKGGIVIGQQTMPLVNEGDAVFHLAYFANDNSLVEQQLENFIDEINDLDDELKTAELNN from the coding sequence GTGGCAAAGGTTAAAATTAACCGTCCTTTTTCCTTATTAGGAGAGAGTGTAGGCGTAGGCGAGCGTAAAACACTTGCCTTAGAGGCAGCTAAGCTTTATACCCATTCACCACTTAATATTCCTATTGAAGTGGTTAACGGTGTAATGGAAGGTCCTGTGCTTATGGTGTGTGCGGCTATTCATGGTGATGAGCTAAATGGCGTAGAAGTTGTGCGTCAGTTAATTGCTAAAATAGACCCAAGCCAACTGCGCGGCACAATAATCGCTGTGCCTATTGTGAATGTGTTTGGCTTTATTCATAAATCGCGTTATTTACCAGACCGACGCGATATGAACCGTAGTTTCCCAGGTTCTGAGCGTGGCTCACTTGCTGGGCGTATGGCTTATATGTTTTTTAATCAAGTGGCAATACATTGTACCCACATTATTGATTTACATACTGGCGCTATTCATCGAACTAACTTACCGCAAATTCGCGCTAACTTAGCTGATGAAGCAACCGCTGAAATGGCTAAAGCATTCGGCACGCCAGCAGTTATAGATGCATCATTGCGTAATGGCTCATTACGAAGTGAAGCAGCAAACCTAGGTATACCGGTTATAACCTATGAAGCTGGTGAAGCACTGCGTTTTGATCCAATCGCAATTGCGGCCGGTGTACAGGGTGTTGATTATGTTATGCGTCATTTAAAAATGATCCGTGGCAAGCGTCCTAAAAAGTTACCAGATCCTATTATTGCAGGTTCAACTAGTTGGATACGTGCCGAAGTTGATGGCATTGTGCGTGCACAAGTATCACTGGGGGAGCATGTAACTAAAGGGCAAGTACTTGCTTATATTAGTAGCCCACTAGGTGACTCTGAGCTTGAGCTTTTAGCGCCTAAAGGCGGTATTGTTATTGGTCAGCAAACTATGCCATTGGTAAATGAAGGTGATGCGGTATTCCACCTTGCTTACTTTGCAAATGACAATAGTTTAGTAGAGCAGCAACTAGAGAACTTTATTGATGAGATAAACGATTTAGATGACGAGCTTAAAACAGCTGAACTAAATAACTAA